The following are encoded in a window of Algiphilus aromaticivorans DG1253 genomic DNA:
- a CDS encoding HlyD family secretion protein produces MNPEQSRYIRFCPAASESRGEGSRAHVLVTSPSGQVYRLTPNEFVLARLHDGNRDDQARIRAAAEELGAAVDARTVSRFTDDLIETGLLEAGTEEPLPPPRQLADQPSDRDPRDEGESFPPSSMPGSLANAGRQGPIGGSGNRARGDSSTPGLTLPSAPFRWLGHLLNVTLYYRPLQWMLWVLVAAALFGLWHNRLDAARDAVELVAPYRLIFLGLLSAIIVNLTAQAARAAAIARYTQEPPVIGIDFLLGVLPRLQTATEGPAERADLTGRLRIIASPLNAGLLVFVLAIGGWLMVRQSGTFLPNLLLALGVLSAASFLLRLNPLARRDGYFLLAHRLNVPDLRDQAWISILGLERPWQELAPPPASALRLYVLAIVAYMVAVIALLLIYPASWLGAQYGGTGILVFLALMGMIVWEQTRRMRSDRGRIEPMRVRLQTPTRPQWLLLGLLALAALFPYTYEPSGRVEVLPAERADIRTLVAGDVREVFVGEGDMVEAGQEIVRLGDEQQQSQVEISEARIRRLEAELRLLDSGSTNEEIALAEQRVTTAKERLELAESEADRAQRAFSRNAISPQEHERALSNASVRREELAEAEQQLAVVRREAREDERATLEAEIEGERARLVFLRQELEHTRVRSPMAGRIVSNALIFARGDYLQVGEILATVEDQDQLIAELRMPESTISEVEEGARAHVRSWTAPTTSVPGRVTHIAPNVEDSEHGKVVRVRVELDEASSHLRPGMTGRGKVEGNVYPAIVVFTRAITRLVMVEIWSWLP; encoded by the coding sequence TTGAATCCCGAACAATCACGCTATATCCGTTTCTGCCCCGCTGCCAGTGAAAGCCGCGGCGAAGGCTCGCGCGCGCATGTGCTCGTCACGTCCCCGTCGGGACAGGTCTACCGCCTGACACCGAACGAATTCGTGCTGGCACGACTGCACGACGGCAATCGCGACGACCAAGCACGCATCCGCGCCGCCGCGGAGGAACTCGGAGCAGCGGTTGACGCACGCACCGTCAGCCGCTTCACGGACGATCTGATCGAAACCGGTCTCCTGGAAGCTGGCACCGAGGAGCCGCTCCCACCACCGCGCCAGCTCGCCGACCAGCCGTCAGACCGCGATCCGCGCGACGAGGGCGAGAGCTTCCCTCCGTCCAGCATGCCGGGGTCTCTGGCCAACGCCGGTCGCCAGGGGCCGATCGGCGGCTCGGGCAACCGCGCGCGCGGAGACAGCAGCACACCGGGCCTGACGCTGCCCTCGGCCCCCTTTCGCTGGCTCGGCCATCTACTGAACGTCACGCTCTACTATCGTCCACTGCAATGGATGCTCTGGGTGCTGGTGGCGGCCGCCCTCTTCGGGCTCTGGCACAACCGCCTCGATGCGGCGCGCGACGCTGTGGAACTGGTCGCGCCCTACCGGCTGATTTTCCTCGGCCTGCTGTCGGCGATCATCGTCAATCTGACCGCACAGGCTGCTCGTGCCGCTGCCATCGCCCGCTACACGCAAGAGCCACCGGTCATCGGCATCGACTTCCTGCTGGGTGTGTTGCCGCGCCTGCAGACCGCCACAGAGGGGCCGGCCGAGCGCGCGGACCTCACCGGGCGCCTGCGCATCATCGCCAGCCCGCTGAACGCCGGGCTCCTGGTCTTCGTGCTGGCCATCGGTGGCTGGCTGATGGTGCGCCAGAGCGGCACCTTCCTGCCCAACCTGCTGCTTGCGCTCGGGGTGCTGTCGGCAGCCAGCTTCCTCCTGCGCCTGAACCCGCTGGCACGGCGCGATGGCTACTTCCTGCTCGCGCACCGGCTGAATGTTCCCGACCTGCGCGATCAGGCCTGGATATCGATTCTCGGCCTCGAGCGGCCCTGGCAGGAGCTGGCGCCGCCACCCGCTTCGGCGCTGCGGCTCTACGTGCTGGCCATCGTGGCCTACATGGTCGCCGTGATCGCCCTGTTGCTGATCTATCCGGCGAGCTGGCTGGGCGCCCAGTACGGCGGCACGGGCATTCTCGTCTTCCTCGCGCTCATGGGCATGATCGTTTGGGAGCAGACGCGACGCATGCGCTCCGACCGCGGGCGCATCGAACCCATGCGCGTGCGGCTGCAGACGCCTACCCGGCCGCAGTGGCTGCTGCTGGGATTGCTCGCGCTGGCGGCGCTCTTTCCCTATACCTACGAGCCCAGTGGACGGGTCGAGGTGTTGCCCGCCGAGCGCGCGGATATTCGCACGCTGGTCGCCGGCGACGTCCGTGAGGTCTTCGTCGGCGAAGGGGATATGGTCGAGGCGGGACAGGAGATCGTGCGCCTCGGCGACGAGCAGCAGCAGAGCCAGGTCGAGATTTCCGAAGCCCGAATCCGGAGGCTGGAAGCCGAGCTCCGGCTACTCGATTCCGGTTCCACTAACGAAGAGATCGCGCTGGCCGAACAGCGTGTCACCACCGCCAAGGAACGTCTGGAGCTCGCGGAATCGGAGGCCGACCGCGCACAGCGCGCCTTCTCGCGCAACGCCATTTCGCCGCAGGAGCACGAGCGCGCACTGTCGAATGCCAGCGTCCGGCGCGAGGAACTGGCGGAAGCCGAGCAGCAACTCGCCGTGGTCAGGCGCGAGGCGCGCGAGGACGAACGCGCCACGCTGGAAGCCGAAATCGAGGGCGAGCGTGCCCGGCTCGTATTCCTGCGCCAGGAGCTTGAGCACACGCGCGTACGCTCTCCGATGGCTGGCCGCATTGTCTCGAACGCGCTCATCTTCGCCCGCGGCGACTATCTGCAGGTCGGCGAGATCCTGGCCACAGTCGAGGACCAGGATCAGCTGATAGCGGAGCTGCGCATGCCGGAATCGACGATCAGCGAAGTCGAGGAAGGCGCGCGGGCCCATGTTCGCAGCTGGACAGCTCCGACCACATCGGTTCCGGGTCGAGTCACGCACATCGCGCCGAACGTGGAGGACAGCGAGCATGGCAAGGTCGTGCGCGTGCGCGTCGAGCTGGACGAGGCCAGCTCGCATCTCAGGCCCGGCATGACGGGCCGCGGCAAGGTGGAGGGCAATGTCTACCCGGCCATCGTTGTCTTCACGCGCGCGATCACCCGTCTCGTGATGGTAGAGATATGGTCCTGGCTCCCCTGA
- a CDS encoding TolC family outer membrane protein, translating to MMRAGPSASLRQLLVALPLALAAMTVAAQADNARPGMQNLSSVYRSALTNDPDYQAALDNFRAAAEAEPQALAALLPELQARGSYNRVRQSIDGDFFGVSEIDETDVFDRSAYGATLRQPLFRFDAFLGLDRSELEVGRARLLLTDERHALMLSAAQSYFALLAAKDEREFVLAEESAIRRQVEQTEGSFDAGLIAETDLKAVQAQLDRVRARKITVENRIEIVRSRLETLIGEPVNELARFPRDPQLPDMEHEQLDEWLERAMRHNLDLLSETVRLRLAEMDTRIAQSDHYPTLDLVGSYTYFDADGGFEGAREDHDARIGVMLSVPLFQGGMTASRVRQARARAAAVAHTADGARQQARLNTREAFLNAKAARARAEALKRVVESTRAAEESAQVAFDVGSRTAADYLTAVRERFRAERDLSQARYDYILDLLRLRRAAGVMTVADLEDLNRSLR from the coding sequence ATGATGCGCGCCGGCCCAAGCGCATCGCTGCGCCAGTTGCTCGTCGCCCTGCCGCTCGCTCTGGCCGCAATGACGGTGGCGGCGCAGGCCGACAACGCCCGGCCCGGGATGCAGAATTTGTCGAGCGTCTATCGCAGCGCGCTGACGAATGATCCCGACTACCAGGCCGCGCTCGACAACTTCCGCGCCGCCGCCGAAGCCGAGCCCCAGGCGCTTGCAGCACTGCTGCCAGAGCTGCAGGCGCGAGGCAGCTACAACCGTGTCCGCCAATCGATCGACGGCGATTTCTTCGGCGTCAGCGAGATCGACGAGACCGACGTTTTCGATCGCTCCGCCTACGGGGCGACGTTGCGCCAGCCGTTGTTCCGCTTCGATGCCTTCCTCGGCCTGGATCGCTCGGAGCTGGAGGTCGGTCGCGCCCGCTTGCTGCTCACCGACGAACGGCACGCCTTGATGCTTTCGGCTGCACAAAGCTACTTCGCGCTGCTCGCAGCCAAGGACGAGCGTGAATTCGTGCTGGCCGAGGAGTCCGCCATCCGGCGCCAGGTCGAGCAGACCGAGGGCAGCTTCGATGCTGGCCTGATCGCAGAGACGGATTTGAAGGCGGTGCAGGCACAGCTCGACCGCGTGCGCGCCCGCAAGATCACCGTCGAAAACCGCATCGAGATCGTGCGCTCGCGTCTGGAAACGCTGATCGGCGAACCGGTGAACGAACTGGCGCGCTTCCCGCGCGATCCGCAGCTGCCGGATATGGAGCACGAACAGCTGGACGAGTGGCTGGAGCGGGCGATGCGCCACAACCTCGATCTGCTGAGCGAAACCGTGCGCCTGCGATTGGCGGAGATGGATACCCGAATCGCCCAGAGTGATCACTACCCGACGCTCGATCTGGTGGGTTCCTATACCTATTTCGATGCGGACGGCGGCTTCGAGGGCGCCCGTGAGGATCACGATGCGCGCATCGGCGTCATGCTGAGCGTGCCGCTCTTCCAGGGCGGCATGACGGCATCGCGGGTAAGGCAGGCGCGCGCACGCGCCGCTGCGGTCGCACATACGGCCGACGGCGCCCGGCAACAGGCGCGGCTGAATACGCGCGAAGCCTTCCTCAACGCAAAGGCAGCGCGCGCGCGGGCCGAAGCGCTGAAGCGCGTCGTCGAATCCACACGTGCCGCAGAGGAATCGGCGCAAGTCGCCTTCGATGTCGGCTCACGCACGGCAGCGGACTATCTGACGGCCGTGCGCGAGCGCTTTCGCGCGGAGCGCGACCTTTCGCAGGCGCGCTACGACTACATTCTGGATCTACTTCGGCTGCGCCGCGCCGCCGGCGTGATGACCGTCGCCGATCTCGAAGACCTCAACCGCAGTCTGCGCTGA
- a CDS encoding CaiB/BaiF CoA-transferase family protein: MLAGIRVLRIGDCAGAGFCAQLMARMGAEVRALPDDDQAAVRFAGSAFEAAWYGLDDNIPSASPAQAYDALFADCDVLIDARRPSAVQDTALTAERLRQAHPHLVHCRISAFGDDGPYRDHHATDITLYAMSGLMQATGDGKREPLNARPRIAQVSAGLYAYIGCLMALRRRMDDGRGNGVEVSMQEAAMQNAEIALAENLHTGKVARRNNDEHALVPWRTYPCADGAVFVCGGPARNWWRVVDAIGDPALGASPFGSMAERLQNRAAFEAQLRPSLADHDKWSLFHMGQRCGLSWAPLATLEEALDDPQLRERRFFREAHTTDGRPFRGPDIPFRTFAGDVPAKTSPPPPSPATSDAPPLAGVRVVDFTHDWAGPHAARVLADYGAEVIKIEYPQRLDGMRGGFPHKVNDFARFWQLHRNKRSVTLDLTRDDHLAVCKELIADSDIVIENSRPGVMARLGLDFDELRALREDIILISMSAFGTSGPYATYAGYGGGIEAASGLQSLTGYAPDGASYRVREMDVINGIYGAAAAMSALLHRQRGGGGQWVDLSETETCCWSIGEYFADCSGSGAAPEILGNRHPVHAPQGCYPCAGEDRWITICAADDRQWQALTACIDAPQWADEPRFADAAGRRQHHNEIDARIAEWTQARDPMTAMRQLQTAGVAAGVVMNAADLASDPHLSAREWFLETQGIRLPGLPFRFLRDSGGLRHPGPALGRDNQWLAEHYGTLSPIETPRAETLGTAFDTER; encoded by the coding sequence ATGCTCGCGGGCATTCGCGTGCTGCGCATCGGGGACTGCGCGGGTGCCGGCTTCTGCGCGCAATTGATGGCCAGAATGGGTGCCGAAGTGCGCGCACTGCCCGATGATGATCAGGCGGCCGTGCGCTTCGCCGGCAGCGCCTTCGAGGCCGCCTGGTACGGGCTGGACGACAACATACCCTCTGCGTCACCTGCGCAGGCATACGACGCGCTCTTCGCCGACTGCGACGTGCTCATCGACGCCCGTCGTCCGAGCGCCGTCCAGGACACCGCGCTTACTGCAGAGCGGCTTCGGCAAGCGCATCCCCATCTCGTGCATTGTCGCATCAGCGCCTTCGGGGACGACGGCCCCTACCGCGATCATCACGCCACCGACATCACGCTCTACGCCATGAGCGGCCTCATGCAGGCCACCGGCGACGGCAAGCGCGAGCCGCTGAATGCACGCCCTCGTATCGCGCAGGTCAGCGCAGGCCTCTACGCCTACATCGGATGCCTCATGGCTCTGCGCCGGCGGATGGACGACGGCCGCGGTAACGGTGTCGAGGTGTCGATGCAGGAAGCGGCCATGCAGAACGCGGAGATCGCGCTGGCCGAGAACCTGCACACCGGCAAGGTTGCCCGCCGCAACAACGACGAGCACGCCCTCGTCCCCTGGCGCACCTACCCCTGCGCCGACGGCGCCGTCTTCGTCTGTGGCGGTCCGGCACGCAACTGGTGGCGCGTCGTCGACGCCATCGGCGATCCCGCACTCGGCGCCTCTCCCTTCGGCTCGATGGCGGAGCGTCTCCAGAACCGGGCCGCCTTCGAGGCGCAGCTGCGGCCGAGCCTGGCCGACCACGACAAGTGGAGCCTCTTCCACATGGGGCAGCGCTGCGGTCTTTCATGGGCACCGCTCGCGACCCTGGAAGAAGCTCTGGACGACCCGCAACTTCGGGAGCGACGCTTTTTCCGAGAGGCGCACACGACGGACGGTCGTCCCTTCCGCGGACCCGATATTCCCTTCCGCACCTTTGCGGGCGATGTGCCTGCCAAAACATCTCCCCCCCCACCCTCGCCCGCTACGAGCGACGCGCCACCGCTGGCAGGGGTACGCGTCGTCGATTTCACGCACGACTGGGCCGGCCCCCATGCCGCACGCGTGCTGGCCGACTACGGCGCGGAAGTCATCAAGATCGAATATCCGCAGCGCCTCGATGGCATGCGCGGCGGATTCCCGCATAAGGTCAATGATTTCGCGCGCTTCTGGCAGCTGCACCGTAACAAGCGCTCGGTAACGCTGGATCTCACCCGCGACGATCATCTGGCCGTCTGCAAGGAACTGATCGCCGACAGCGACATCGTCATCGAGAACTCGCGACCCGGCGTCATGGCGCGTCTCGGTCTTGACTTCGACGAGCTGCGCGCGCTGCGCGAAGACATCATTCTCATTTCCATGTCCGCATTCGGCACGAGCGGCCCCTATGCCACCTACGCGGGCTACGGCGGCGGCATCGAGGCGGCCAGCGGGTTGCAGTCCCTGACCGGCTACGCACCAGACGGTGCGAGCTACCGGGTGCGCGAGATGGACGTCATCAACGGCATCTACGGCGCCGCCGCGGCCATGTCCGCATTGCTGCACCGACAGCGCGGCGGCGGCGGCCAATGGGTCGATCTCTCCGAAACCGAGACCTGCTGCTGGAGCATCGGCGAATACTTCGCTGACTGCAGCGGTAGCGGCGCAGCGCCGGAGATACTCGGCAACCGGCATCCCGTGCATGCGCCCCAGGGCTGCTACCCCTGCGCCGGCGAGGACCGCTGGATCACGATCTGCGCTGCGGACGACCGTCAATGGCAGGCGCTGACAGCATGCATCGACGCACCGCAGTGGGCGGATGAGCCACGCTTCGCCGATGCTGCCGGACGCCGGCAGCATCACAACGAGATCGATGCGCGCATTGCGGAGTGGACGCAGGCGCGCGACCCGATGACGGCGATGCGGCAACTGCAGACAGCGGGCGTCGCCGCGGGCGTGGTCATGAACGCGGCCGATCTCGCCAGCGACCCGCACCTGTCGGCGCGCGAGTGGTTCCTCGAAACACAGGGGATCCGCCTGCCCGGCCTACCCTTCCGTTTCCTGCGCGATAGCGGCGGGCTGCGGCACCCTGGTCCCGCGCTCGGTCGCGACAACCAGTGGCTTGCCGAACACTACGGTACTCTCTCGCCCATCGAGACACCGCGGGCAGAGACGCTGGGCACAGCCTTCGACACTGAGCGCTAG
- a CDS encoding SAM-dependent methyltransferase, with amino-acid sequence MTPLAKWLSGKFTAGRLDIDLPDGETVTLGQGDTPRARIRFDSRDTLRWVLRDPRMRFPEAYVEGHWEPENDDLMPALEFAMRNSNQLLSRWGRYLRILRARLGELNTAISARRNISHHYDIDTPVYRLFLDREMHYSCAYFPEPDMSLEAAQEAKCALIARKLDLKPGARVLDIGCGWGSNALYLARHFDVHVTGITLSERQLEIARQRAEEAGLADRVSFRLEDYRDTRGPFDAIVSIGMFEHVGRPQYATFFRCVHDLLAPDGVALVHTIGGSRPPDEGSPWIRKYIFPGGYIPAASEVMPHVEHSELVMTDFEVLRLHYAKTLAHWHQRFQNNRPEITEIMDDRFCRMWRFYLQASEATFRWGGLVVFHLQLTRDQARIPLTREYLRGAGLPS; translated from the coding sequence ATGACGCCGCTGGCAAAGTGGCTGTCCGGGAAATTCACGGCCGGCAGACTGGATATCGACCTTCCTGACGGCGAGACCGTCACCCTCGGCCAGGGGGACACGCCCCGTGCACGCATTCGCTTCGATTCCCGCGACACGCTGCGCTGGGTGCTGCGCGATCCCCGGATGCGCTTTCCGGAAGCCTACGTCGAGGGGCACTGGGAACCGGAAAACGACGACCTGATGCCGGCGCTGGAGTTTGCCATGCGCAACAGCAACCAGCTGCTATCGCGTTGGGGCCGCTACCTGCGCATCCTGCGCGCGCGCCTCGGCGAGCTGAACACCGCCATCAGCGCGCGCCGCAACATCAGCCATCACTACGATATCGACACGCCCGTGTACCGCCTCTTCCTGGACCGGGAGATGCACTACTCCTGCGCCTATTTCCCGGAACCGGACATGAGCCTGGAGGCCGCTCAGGAGGCCAAGTGCGCGCTGATTGCGCGCAAGCTCGATCTCAAACCGGGCGCGCGCGTGCTCGACATCGGTTGCGGCTGGGGCAGCAACGCCCTCTATCTGGCGCGGCACTTCGATGTGCACGTCACCGGTATCACGCTCTCCGAACGGCAGCTGGAAATCGCCCGGCAACGGGCCGAGGAGGCCGGTTTGGCGGATCGCGTCAGCTTCCGCCTGGAAGACTATCGCGACACGCGCGGCCCCTTCGACGCCATCGTCAGTATCGGCATGTTCGAGCATGTCGGACGGCCGCAGTACGCGACCTTCTTCCGCTGCGTCCACGATCTGCTCGCGCCCGACGGCGTCGCGCTGGTGCACACCATCGGTGGCAGCCGTCCGCCCGATGAGGGCAGCCCCTGGATTCGCAAGTACATCTTTCCGGGCGGCTACATCCCGGCCGCCTCCGAAGTGATGCCGCACGTCGAGCACAGCGAGCTGGTCATGACCGATTTCGAGGTGCTGCGTCTGCACTACGCCAAAACCCTGGCACACTGGCATCAACGCTTCCAGAACAACCGCCCCGAGATTACCGAGATCATGGACGATCGCTTTTGCCGTATGTGGCGCTTCTATCTGCAGGCCTCAGAAGCGACCTTTCGCTGGGGCGGACTGGTGGTCTTCCATCTGCAGCTGACTCGTGACCAGGCGCGTATCCCATTGACGCGCGAATATCTCCGCGGCGCCGGACTACCGTCTTGA
- the ychF gene encoding redox-regulated ATPase YchF — protein MAIRCGIVGLPNVGKSTLFNALTRAAIDAENYPFCTIDPNVGVVTVPDPRLQNLAEIVKPKKIVPTTVEFVDIAGLVAGASQGEGLGNQFLGHIRETDAIAHVVRCFEDDDIIHVSGSVDPIRDIEVISTELALADLDTVTRALDRASKVAKAGDKTAHARADLLTRARDHLDAGQPVRTLAIEDAERPWLRELFLITAKPLMYIANVEEAGLRTESELLTRVRAHAEAEGAVVTPVCAGIEAELSQLDDAERDEFLADLGLAEPGLNRVIRGAYELLGLQTFFTAGEPEVRAWTVKRGATAPQAAGVIHTDFEKGFIRAEVVGYEDFVAHRGEAGAKDAGRWRLEGKEYRVAEGDVMHFRFNV, from the coding sequence ATGGCTATCCGCTGCGGCATCGTCGGCCTGCCGAACGTCGGCAAGTCGACCCTCTTCAACGCGCTGACGCGCGCGGCGATCGACGCCGAGAACTATCCCTTCTGCACCATCGACCCCAACGTCGGCGTCGTGACTGTGCCCGATCCGCGCCTGCAGAACCTGGCCGAGATCGTCAAGCCGAAGAAGATCGTGCCCACCACGGTTGAGTTCGTCGACATCGCCGGGCTGGTCGCCGGTGCCAGCCAGGGCGAGGGGCTGGGCAACCAGTTCCTGGGTCACATCCGCGAGACCGACGCCATCGCGCACGTCGTGCGCTGCTTCGAGGACGACGACATCATTCACGTCTCGGGCTCGGTCGACCCCATCCGCGACATCGAGGTCATCTCCACCGAGCTGGCACTCGCGGACCTCGACACCGTGACCCGGGCCCTCGATCGCGCTTCCAAGGTGGCGAAGGCGGGGGACAAGACGGCGCACGCCCGCGCCGATCTGCTGACGCGCGCGCGCGACCACCTCGACGCCGGCCAACCCGTGCGCACGCTGGCCATTGAGGACGCCGAGCGACCGTGGCTGCGCGAGCTCTTCCTCATCACGGCCAAGCCGCTGATGTACATCGCCAATGTCGAGGAAGCCGGGCTGCGCACCGAGAGCGAGTTGCTGACCCGCGTGCGCGCCCACGCCGAGGCCGAAGGCGCCGTCGTGACGCCGGTCTGCGCCGGCATCGAAGCCGAGCTTTCCCAGCTCGACGACGCCGAGCGCGACGAGTTTCTCGCTGACCTCGGGCTGGCCGAGCCCGGCCTGAATCGCGTCATCCGCGGCGCCTACGAGCTGCTTGGCCTGCAGACCTTCTTCACCGCCGGCGAGCCGGAGGTCCGTGCCTGGACCGTCAAGCGCGGCGCCACCGCCCCGCAGGCCGCCGGCGTGATCCATACCGACTTCGAGAAGGGATTCATCCGCGCGGAAGTCGTCGGCTACGAGGACTTCGTCGCCCATCGCGGCGAAGCCGGAGCCAAGGATGCCGGGCGCTGGCGACTCGAGGGCAAGGAATATCGCGTCGCCGAGGGCGACGTCATGCACTTCCGCTTCAACGTCTGA
- the pth gene encoding aminoacyl-tRNA hydrolase yields MAQPLRLIAGLGNPGAGYKATRHNVGFWFVDALAESAGVSWKAEKRFQGESARLPISGGELLLLKPMTYMNHSGQSLRAVTDFFKIPAAETLVAHDDLDLPAGTVRLKRGGGHGGHNGLRDIHRHFGTPDYMRLRIGIGHPGQAREVIDYVLARPTREEGDAIGDALVRAAEALDLLLREGWDRACTRLHTDPARI; encoded by the coding sequence ATGGCACAGCCTCTGCGCCTGATCGCCGGCCTCGGCAACCCCGGGGCCGGCTACAAGGCGACGCGTCACAACGTCGGCTTCTGGTTCGTTGATGCGCTGGCCGAAAGTGCCGGCGTGTCCTGGAAAGCCGAAAAGCGCTTCCAAGGCGAGAGCGCCCGCCTGCCAATCAGCGGCGGCGAGCTGCTGCTGCTCAAGCCGATGACTTACATGAATCACAGCGGGCAGTCACTGCGCGCGGTGACGGATTTCTTCAAGATCCCGGCCGCGGAAACGCTGGTCGCGCACGATGATCTGGATCTGCCGGCCGGCACGGTACGGCTCAAGCGCGGCGGCGGGCACGGCGGCCACAACGGGCTGCGCGACATCCACCGGCATTTCGGCACGCCGGACTACATGCGGCTGCGCATCGGCATCGGCCACCCGGGCCAGGCGCGCGAGGTCATCGACTATGTGCTCGCCCGCCCCACACGCGAGGAGGGCGATGCCATCGGCGACGCGCTTGTGCGCGCTGCCGAGGCACTGGACCTGCTGCTGCGCGAGGGCTGGGACCGCGCCTGCACGCGACTGCACACCGATCCCGCCCGCATCTGA
- a CDS encoding 50S ribosomal protein L25/general stress protein Ctc produces the protein MTEKFVVAAKPREAQGTGASRRLRRTGWTPAIVYGANKPPQSILVEHKEIYRQMDYEAFYSHILTLDIEGQQEEVVIKAVQRHPAKKQVLHADFLRVQADQAIRVRVPLHFEGEEIAPGVKTGGGVAEHMLNEVEVECLPRYLPEYLTVDISKLELDDTLHLSDLTVPEGVEIVELKHENDAGVVSIHVPRIAKEEDEEEGGDEGEAAEGDSEQDDQQGDDAEGDDDADKS, from the coding sequence ATGACCGAAAAATTCGTCGTGGCTGCCAAGCCGCGCGAGGCGCAAGGAACGGGTGCGAGCCGCCGTCTGCGCCGGACCGGCTGGACGCCGGCCATCGTCTACGGTGCTAACAAGCCGCCGCAGTCCATCCTTGTCGAGCACAAGGAAATCTATCGGCAGATGGACTACGAGGCCTTCTACTCGCACATCCTGACCCTCGACATCGAAGGCCAGCAGGAAGAGGTCGTCATCAAGGCCGTGCAGCGCCACCCGGCGAAAAAGCAGGTCCTGCACGCCGACTTCCTGCGTGTGCAGGCCGACCAAGCCATCCGCGTGCGCGTGCCGCTGCACTTCGAAGGCGAGGAGATCGCCCCCGGCGTCAAGACCGGCGGCGGTGTCGCCGAGCATATGCTCAACGAGGTCGAGGTGGAGTGCCTTCCGCGCTACCTGCCCGAGTACCTCACGGTCGACATCTCGAAGCTGGAACTGGACGACACCCTCCACCTGTCCGACCTGACCGTGCCGGAAGGTGTCGAGATCGTCGAGCTCAAGCACGAGAACGACGCCGGCGTCGTCTCCATCCATGTTCCGCGCATCGCGAAGGAAGAGGATGAGGAAGAAGGTGGCGACGAAGGCGAGGCCGCCGAAGGCGACTCCGAGCAGGACGATCAGCAGGGCGACGACGCCGAGGGCGACGACGACGCCGACAAGAGCTGA